The sequence CCATCGTGCTGGTTCCACCCAGTCCTTGGATTGTAATACTCCCTCCACGCCCCGAACTCCCAATCTCCGCTGCAGCGGAAACCTGAGAATGGTAGATCGACGCTGTCCCCACATTAAGCTCGATACTGCCTGCGTTGCCAGCAGCCAGAGTGGCGGCTTGAATGAAGCTGTTGTCGGTCATCGTCAACAGTGGGGTGGTCACGGTGACCCGACCGCCGTCGCCCGTGCCTCTGGTTACCGCTTCCAGCGAACCCTCCGAGAAGGAGGCAGATTCGCTCGCGGCGACAGTGATATTTCCTCCTCGACCGGCCCCTCCCGAGCTGGCATTGATGTCGGCGTCAGTGAGACTCAGTGTGTCCACATTCACCATGATATTCCCGCCGGGTCCCGCACCCTTCGTGATCGCCTGGACCGACCCTCCGCCCTCCCTGCTTCCACCCGTTATGGTCAGATCTTGAGCCGTCAGCGTAATGGTCCCGCCGGCCTTCTCACCGCCCGTCACTGTCGCTGAGACGGTTGAATCGGTTAACTCCATGGAGGTCGCTGAACTGATGGAGATCGAGCCTCCGGCTCCGGTGTTGGCTTCCGTCGTAATGCTGCTGTTCGTACTGGTGAAGGTGTTCCCGGTGGTGACGAGGGAGATGCTGCCTCCATTGCCCGCATTAGCGGTGGCCGAAACGGTGGCTCCGTTCAGAAGCGTGACGTCTCCAGCACGCACCAGAATACTACCGCCCTGGCCGTCGCCCGCCGCGCTAGTGAGGAGGTCACTATTGTTCAACGTCACGGAACTGGCCGAGGTGCCCGAGCCGCCGACGCCCTGGACTGTCACACTGCCGGCGTCGCCGCGACCGGTCCCTGTTCCCGTGCTGCTGCTGCTGCTGATCTCGGAATTGCCCTGCGCGGTCAGGGTGCCGACGTTCAGTGTGACACTACCTGCGTCACCGGTCCCGGTAGTGCTTGAGGTAATGATGCCCTTATCAGTCATAGCCAGGCTGCCTGTGGTGACATTCAAGGTTCCGCCTGTGCCGGTGATCGTTTTCGTAGACAGCCCGGTGAGGTCGGTTTCGAACGGATCAAGTGAGGTCGCGACACCGGTAATCTTGACGTCGCCGGCATCAATTGTGATACCGCCGGCGTCACCCGTGCCCGTGCTTTCGGCGGAAATCGTGGCGCCGCTGGAAATACTGAGTCTATTTGTGTCGATTTCGATGCTCCCGGCGTCACCCGCCCCGGTAGATCGGGCCTGAATTCGACCCTGATCGTGCAGTTCGATCGTTTCGACGTTCAGGGTAATGCTGCCACCATTTCCGGTAGCGAGGTCAGGGCGGGGTTGAAACGCCAGGCTGGAAGCCACAATGCCGGATTCAATACCATCGAATGCGGCGGAAGCCGAAGTGTGATCGGCGCCGGCAATAAGCAAGCGGTCGGCGGTAATCTCGATATTGCCGGCAGGTCCGATCCCGTTCGTCCGAGCCGAAATGAGTGCTCCGTCAAGGACATCCAGGCTCCCAGTCGTGATCGAGATGTTTCCGGCTCGCTGAGCGACAAATCCCCCAAGTGCAAAGATGCCATGGAACAGATTTGGCGCCCCTGGCCCGCTCAACCTGACACTGTCTGCCTCAATCGTCACATTGCCACCGAGTCCGGCCCCAAAATTTGACGAGGTAATCAGTCCGTTATCAGTCAGGTACAGATTTCGCGCACGCACATCGATATGGCCGCTATTTCCGAAGCTTCCGGAAAAGGAACTGATCTGTCCGCCATTGCTAATCGTGAAATCGCCGGTTGTCGTCACTCGGATATTCCCCGCGGTTCCTCTCGCCGGAAATCCAAGATTGGAGAAGATTCCCGCCGGGAACCCGTTTGAATCGAGACCGGAGATGAGCACCGTATCAGCGGTGATCTCAATATCGCCGCCTCTCCCTGGACCGGTGAAAACACCAGAGTTGATCTGGGCGCCGTTCAGGACCTCTATGGTCTGGGCGGTGATACGCAAGCTCGATCCGTTCCCTGACCCTGGATTTGTGACCTGACTCGCCAGGCCTGTGAATCCAACGCCGCCGACCATGCGGACCGCTTCGGCGTTGATTTCCAGAGAACCGGCGTTGCCGGCTCCCTGAGTGCTTGTCGAAATGAAGGCTGCTGACTGCCCTCCAAGCAATTCCAAGCGGCCCGTGTTCACCCGGATGTTTCCCGCATGGCCAGGCCCGAAGGTGGTCGTGTTGATAAAGGCTTGATCCCGAAGAAGTAGGCTCCCCGTCGTAATTTCAATGTCGTTGCCATTGCCGGCATCAGCCGCAGTGGAGAAGGCCCGCGAGCCGATGTTGGAGTTGAAGTTTCTGGCAGGATCTCCGACCATCTGCAAGCTGCCGGCGGTAATGCGAACCGCGCCGGCATCTCCAGCCCCGAAGGTTGATGACCCGAACTCGGACCGGTTCATGATGATGTCGCCGGTTACCTGGATGTCGAATCCCACGCCCGGGTGATCCAAAGCACCTAGAGTGGTGGCACCAAGCTGGACATCCGTGAGTTCCAGCTCTGCGGATCGGATGAAGATAGTGCCGCCTGGATCACCTGCCACTCTTACCGCGGCATCATCGGTTGCCTGCCGGTTGTCCGTGATAGTGATGGTCCCCAACTGCTCGAAGGAGTGCACCTTCAGGCTCGGGGGAGTTCCGGGCGCAGTCAATACGACCTCGCCCGCAGAAGCAACGCTGACGAGATTGATTCGCCCGCTATCCGCGCGCAGAGCGCTTTCGATTTCTGGGCTTGAAGTGCCTCGCCCGACGATCGTGATATCCCCGCCGATCACGGACAGGCTCTGGCCAGGTAAAACCGCAAGGTTGCTTTGTTGAATGGTAATCGCCACGGGCCTCGGTACCGTGAACCCAAACGCTTCCACCGGTGCGATCGAGAGGGTGCTGGGCCGCGGCAGGTCGGCATGAAACCGCGCGCCGTCGGTCATCCGGAGGTAGTCCGCCGTGCTGGCGTTGAAGGCGCCGCCGACGTTGAGTTCCGCGGTGGGCCCAAACACAATGCCGGCGGGATTGATCAAGTAGAGATTGGCGGTGCCGAAGTCGGTCGTTTGGATCGTGCCCCAAATGTTCGAAGGGTTCCCGCCCGTGACCCGGCTGATGATGTTGTTGGTCGGGAGACTTGTTTCGTTTAGGAAATTCGCAATGTTGTTGGTCGCGAGGCTGAATTCGCCGAAGCTGTGGAACAGATTGGGGCCGTTGCCGGGCCGAGTGCCGCCGGTGATGTCGTAGTTGATTTTGCCGCTGGGCAAGGTGACAGGTTCGCTGATCCGGGTCCCGAGACCGGATTCCGTCAGGGCCGTGGTGATCTGGGCATAGCCGACGGGGAGGGGTGCAGCCAGCGAGGCGCAGAGGTAGAGGACCAGCAACCAGGTCAGGGAGGAGGGATGGCGAGCGTGACGCCGCATCCGGAACCTCTTCTCGCTGCGTCCCCATGGGACGCGACGAGGGGCTAGGGGGCTTTCTCTTATGCAGGTAGCTTGCCGTTGCCGTTCGAACTATAAGTCAATGAAGTTTCAGCAACTTCGCATCACCGGCAATGCCGTAAGGGCGAAGAAGTATCGAATGCGATACATGCAAGTTATCCTGATGGATACACGAGACGGGAACCTACTCCTTCAAGCTGACTTCTTACCTCATGTGCCGTTCTTGAGATCGCGCAGGCGAGCGGTACCAACAAGCAGTTCTCCCGGACAATGTCAACCTAATTCTTACGTAGGGTAACGCAAGTGGATTTATTCGTGTCGCGGGCATTGCGCGCAGGACAGACTCAAGTTCGCCGGACCGGCAGGCAGGCGGAGACAGGATCAGGGCATTCCTCGATGCTGCTCTTGGCTTGCCTCGACAAGTGTAAGTCCGTGAAACTGTTGATATAAATGGTCAAGCTGCTCAGCGGATCGCTTGGTGTTTTGTTCGAGGTGATTGGTCGGATGGTCGGTCAGTCTAGCCGGATGATGAAACAGGCGAGGGCACGGAGAAACTGGTTTTGAAATAGGACATGCCCTCATCGCAATGGTGAAAAGAGCCCGAGCAGCGGATGTCATCTAGAGCCTCCACCGCTCGGGATATTTTCCTCTCGCTATACGGTGAAGGGGTCGGCGTAGACGTGGTTCCTGGCCACTCGATCGACCGCCGCCGCCAGCCTGTGCGACTCGATGGGTTTCGTGAGGTAGTCCGACACCCCGCGCTTGTACAGGTCGGCGGCGCCGCCCGTGTCGGGGTAACCCGTGAGAATCAGGACGGGCACGGAGGGGAACTGCGCGCGGAAGTACGAGATGGCTTCGCTCTCTTAGCAGAACGACGAGTTGTCCAAGAGAAGACGCCTCCGCTGCCCTTGATGGCATTTATGATAGCAGACCATGGTCAATTTATGGTCCGGTTCGGCTGCGACAAGGCCGCGGGGTTCAGCCGGGCTACTCATATGCTCGCCTCTTCCAGTAGCCAGGTTCTCGCTTGAGATGCATCACCGCTAAGACGCGAATGATCTGCGATTGACGCTGGTAGACGATTCCAAACGGAAACCGGTGGAGGATATATCGCTGCGTATCTTTCCCCGGATAGCATGGCCAGGTTGTCGGGTTGTCGCGAATCCGCGAGATAGCACTTTCCACCTCGTGAAGGAAGGCTTCGCCAAGACCGGCCCTCTGCTGTTCATACCAGGCCTTAGCCCGTTCCAGCTCCTCCGAGGCCTCCCGATGGAACTTGATCTGGAAATCACTTGCCATGCCGCAAGCGTTCCCGGACCTCTTCCCAGGGGATCATTTCCGCGACACCGCGCTCCACTTCCGACAATCGTCGTTGAACCTCTTTCTGCCAGGCCGCTTCGACATCCCGGTCGGCGACCGGATCGAGGCTCCTGAGCAACTGCTCGGCTAACTCCGCACGCTCATTCACAGGAAGCTTGAGAGCCTGTTCAAGCAGAGCTTGGGATTGTCCACTCATAGCATCACCCTTTGCCGCTGTACCAGAGCAAATTCTCTGTGTGGGTCACGGCGATGCTATCAGAAGTCGACGGGGACGGCAACGACAGGCGGACGCTTAGATCTTGGCCTTAAGCCCGCGCATGTCCGTAACGCAAGAAGATGTTGAGAGAAAGCCGGGCGGCGGACGCTATGCCTAGCGTCCACCGCCTCTGGCCTTTGCCTCGCTATACGGTGAAGGGGTCGGCGTAGACATGATTCCTGGCCACTCGATCGACGGCCGCCGCCAGCCTGTGCGACTCGATGGGTTTCGTAAGGTAGTCCGACACCCCGCGCTTGTACAGGTCGGCGGCGCCGCCCGTGTCGGGGTAACCCGTGAGAATCAGGACGGGCACGGAGGGGAACTGCGCGCGGAAGTACGAGATGGCTTCCTCCCCCCGGACTTTCGGCATGTTGAGGTCGCACACGATCGCGTCGATCATGAGCGGATTGTCCCCTGATGTCATCTCCGTGACGGCCTCTTCTCCGTTCGCTGCTTCGACCGTGTCGTAGCCCGCCTTGTTCAAGCAGAACCGCACCGACTTCCTGACGTCCGCTTCATCATCCACTACGAGAATTCGACCGAGTGCCATGGCTGCGTCCTCCTGGTTATGGGGTTCGGCCGGTTGGCCTTGACCCTGGTTGACTATCTACTGAGTTCTATCGTTTCTCTGAGTGCTGTGCCGTACACCACGAGCATGGAGCAACCGTTGTGCCAAGATGTCTCGAATGCACCGCGGCCGAACCAAGTGATTGATTTGTCATTGGAACTCACGATTTGAACATCAGGGGGAGTTCGCTCAACCGTGGGCGGGCCTATTCCTGGGATCATCCAAAAAGATAAGTTCCTTATCTGAACGGATCGTTCCTGTCTCCTGATGGTCCGTCCAAATGAGTGGGACCGGGAAGGCACATATGAGGTACAATCCCGCCGCCGAAGCTTCTCGTCACCCTCCGTCGGACGGGTGAGCGGGCCGTGTGCCATGCCGGAAAGGAACCGGAGAAGACAAGATGAAACCCTTGATCCTGATCGCTGACGACGACCCTGACATTCTCAAGATTCTGCGGGTCGGGCTGCACGCCAAAGGTTATGACACCGTGGCCGCGGCGGACGGGCGAGAGGCGCTGGCGGCTCTCAATCAGACGAACCCGGATCTTGCGTTGCTCGACATCGAGATGCCGCACCTCAGCGGCATCGAGGTCCTCAAGCACATTCGCCAGGAACGACCCGGTTTACCGGTGGTCATCTTGACGGCGCATGCCACGATCGGACGGGCGGTGGAGGCCATGAAGGAGGGAGCGACCGATTTCATCCCGAAGCCCTTCGAGCTGGAGCACCTCTTGGTCGTGCTTGGCAAGGCGCTGGAACGGGAAGGGCTGCGTCGTGAAGTCGAAGCGCTGCGCTCGCAGATCGACAGTCGGTACGATCCGCTTGTCAGCTCGACGCCGGCCATGAACCAGATCATCGACACGGCGAAGAAAGCCGCGCAGAGCGATGCGACAGTATTGCTGCTCGGCGAAAGCGGAACGGGCAAGGATCTGTTGGCGCGCTCGATCCACGCGTGGAGTCCGAGACGGGATCGGCTGTTCGCCCCGGTGAACTGCGTGGCGTTGTCGGAAGAATTGCTCGAGTCCGAATTGTTCGGGCACGAGAAGGGAGCGTTCACCGGCGCCCATACACAGAAGCTTGGCAAGCTGGAGGTGGCGACGGGTGGAACCGTGTTCTTGGACGAAATCGGCGACATGAAGCCGGGGCTTCAAGCCAAGCTCTTGCGGTTTCTCCAAAATCGTGAGTTCGACCGTGTCGGCGGAACCCGATCCATCAGGGTGGATGTGCGCATCATTGCCGCCACGAATCGCGATCTGTCCCAGGCCGTCAAAGCGGGCGCCTTTCGCGCGGATCTCTTCTACCGCCTCAATGTGGTGAGTTTGACGTTGCCGCCGTTGCGTGAGCGAAAGGACGACATCCCGCAGATTGCGGAGCTGTTTCTGAGCAAATACTGCCGTGAAGCCAAGAAGCCGCCGATGCGCATTTCAGAGCAGGCGATGCGGAAACTCCTGTCACACTCCTGGCCCGGCAACGTGCGCGAACTGCAGAACGCGATCGAGCGGGCGGTGGTGCTCAAAACCGGAGAGTGTCTTGACCCCGACGATTTCGTCCTGCAACCCCTGGATCTTTCGCCGGGGGACACGGACGGAGCGGATCTTCCGTTTCATGAGTCGATCGAGCAGCACAAAC comes from Nitrospirota bacterium and encodes:
- a CDS encoding type II toxin-antitoxin system RelE/ParE family toxin; the protein is MASDFQIKFHREASEELERAKAWYEQQRAGLGEAFLHEVESAISRIRDNPTTWPCYPGKDTQRYILHRFPFGIVYQRQSQIIRVLAVMHLKREPGYWKRRAYE
- a CDS encoding response regulator; translation: MALGRILVVDDEADVRKSVRFCLNKAGYDTVEAANGEEAVTEMTSGDNPLMIDAIVCDLNMPKVRGEEAISYFRAQFPSVPVLILTGYPDTGGAADLYKRGVSDYLTKPIESHRLAAAVDRVARNHVYADPFTV
- a CDS encoding addiction module protein; amino-acid sequence: MSGQSQALLEQALKLPVNERAELAEQLLRSLDPVADRDVEAAWQKEVQRRLSEVERGVAEMIPWEEVRERLRHGK
- a CDS encoding sigma-54 dependent transcriptional regulator codes for the protein MKPLILIADDDPDILKILRVGLHAKGYDTVAAADGREALAALNQTNPDLALLDIEMPHLSGIEVLKHIRQERPGLPVVILTAHATIGRAVEAMKEGATDFIPKPFELEHLLVVLGKALEREGLRREVEALRSQIDSRYDPLVSSTPAMNQIIDTAKKAAQSDATVLLLGESGTGKDLLARSIHAWSPRRDRLFAPVNCVALSEELLESELFGHEKGAFTGAHTQKLGKLEVATGGTVFLDEIGDMKPGLQAKLLRFLQNREFDRVGGTRSIRVDVRIIAATNRDLSQAVKAGAFRADLFYRLNVVSLTLPPLRERKDDIPQIAELFLSKYCREAKKPPMRISEQAMRKLLSHSWPGNVRELQNAIERAVVLKTGECLDPDDFVLQPLDLSPGDTDGADLPFHESIEQHKRRIILRALSKTGGSRIRAAELLGLQPSYLSRLIKQLNVSR
- a CDS encoding filamentous hemagglutinin N-terminal domain-containing protein; amino-acid sequence: MRRHARHPSSLTWLLVLYLCASLAAPLPVGYAQITTALTESGLGTRISEPVTLPSGKINYDITGGTRPGNGPNLFHSFGEFSLATNNIANFLNETSLPTNNIISRVTGGNPSNIWGTIQTTDFGTANLYLINPAGIVFGPTAELNVGGAFNASTADYLRMTDGARFHADLPRPSTLSIAPVEAFGFTVPRPVAITIQQSNLAVLPGQSLSVIGGDITIVGRGTSSPEIESALRADSGRINLVSVASAGEVVLTAPGTPPSLKVHSFEQLGTITITDNRQATDDAAVRVAGDPGGTIFIRSAELELTDVQLGATTLGALDHPGVGFDIQVTGDIIMNRSEFGSSTFGAGDAGAVRITAGSLQMVGDPARNFNSNIGSRAFSTAADAGNGNDIEITTGSLLLRDQAFINTTTFGPGHAGNIRVNTGRLELLGGQSAAFISTSTQGAGNAGSLEINAEAVRMVGGVGFTGLASQVTNPGSGNGSSLRITAQTIEVLNGAQINSGVFTGPGRGGDIEITADTVLISGLDSNGFPAGIFSNLGFPARGTAGNIRVTTTGDFTISNGGQISSFSGSFGNSGHIDVRARNLYLTDNGLITSSNFGAGLGGNVTIEADSVRLSGPGAPNLFHGIFALGGFVAQRAGNISITTGSLDVLDGALISARTNGIGPAGNIEITADRLLIAGADHTSASAAFDGIESGIVASSLAFQPRPDLATGNGGSITLNVETIELHDQGRIQARSTGAGDAGSIEIDTNRLSISSGATISAESTGTGDAGGITIDAGDVKITGVATSLDPFETDLTGLSTKTITGTGGTLNVTTGSLAMTDKGIITSSTTGTGDAGSVTLNVGTLTAQGNSEISSSSSTGTGTGRGDAGSVTVQGVGGSGTSASSVTLNNSDLLTSAAGDGQGGSILVRAGDVTLLNGATVSATANAGNGGSISLVTTGNTFTSTNSSITTEANTGAGGSISISSATSMELTDSTVSATVTGGEKAGGTITLTAQDLTITGGSREGGGSVQAITKGAGPGGNIMVNVDTLSLTDADINASSGGAGRGGNITVAASESASFSEGSLEAVTRGTGDGGRVTVTTPLLTMTDNSFIQAATLAAGNAGSIELNVGTASIYHSQVSAAAEIGSSGRGGSITIQGLGGTSTMADRLEVSGPEAVSFISASTFGTGDAGSLEVFADTVTLRGGGPEFVGLTTQVASEASAAAKAGSLQVSANTLEVLDGAQISAGIFAGSGQGGSVEINADTIFISGLNQGGFPAGIFAGTNFPARGNAGNIRIVSNDLTLTNFGQINAFSNTFGNSGNIDIQTNNLTATNGAFITSTNFGAGLGGDVSIRAGNIRLAGPGPVGGFTGVFAIGGFVARRAGNISITTGSLDILDGAQISARTSGLGPAGDIDISADHIFISGADPGTGSFDGTSSGIFASTLPAEPFPNFGTGDGGNVQILVEALELHDQGTIRSLSRGEGDAGTIDISANVLSLNTNASITAESTGNGDAGSITIHGLASPAVSVTLTNGFVLTQSSGTGAGGSIDIDTTMLTLDRSTISASVKDVPEGDDPAAGVADITLRAPTLQMTGGAVTAETSGTRNAGSITLNVRTLTAQNNAHISSSSTGVDLNGDGTLDVLATGDAGSVTIQGLASPADSVSLTNSAVLTSAAGTGAGGSITVDTRNLALTNATVSASVKDVPEGGDPPTGLGNITLTASQETTLSDGTVISAESTGTRNAGTVTIRAGQNFLVTNSQVTTEALSTSGGNINISANRMIRLTNSGITTSVFGPEGTTGGDIFIDPQFVILQNSQILAQATEGRGGNINILAGLFLADPNSRVSATSQRGVSGEVNIQSPIQNLSGALVPLNQDYLQAATLLAQRCVGRMADAQTSTFIVVEHEGLPREPGGVLPSSLEESHASVTEQHRIEPIIVAAVSDPFSTAPAREQVPIRLLDRTCRR